A window of the Thermodesulforhabdus norvegica genome harbors these coding sequences:
- a CDS encoding glycosyltransferase: MNTTIPVSVIIPAYNRARFLVEAIKSVLAQKFVRPLEIIVVDDGSTDETSRVVDSFIPQITYFYQEHSGVSSARNRGICISSGEWIAFLDSDDLWKPEKLFRHWAFILANPHLLISQTEEIWIRKGRRVNPRKYHKKPEGLCFERLLERCLISPSAVMIHRKLFDEVGLFDENLPACEDYDLWLRIGCRHPVGLLKEPLVIKRGGHEDQLSSSVPALDRYRIQAIVKLLIKEPLSKGQRQEALKMLEKKCRIYAAGCAKRGRTEEARFYLSLPEVFADSREQPLRPELSHIEFVAGTNIPPLNRAR, translated from the coding sequence ATGAACACAACCATTCCCGTAAGTGTTATAATTCCAGCTTACAACAGGGCCCGCTTTCTCGTCGAAGCAATAAAATCGGTACTGGCTCAGAAGTTCGTCCGTCCGCTGGAAATAATCGTCGTAGATGACGGTTCTACCGACGAAACCTCTCGGGTCGTCGATAGCTTTATCCCTCAAATAACCTATTTCTACCAGGAACACTCAGGGGTAAGCAGCGCAAGGAACCGGGGGATATGCATCTCCTCCGGCGAATGGATCGCTTTTCTGGACTCAGACGATCTGTGGAAACCCGAAAAGCTCTTCAGGCACTGGGCCTTTATCCTTGCTAACCCTCATTTGCTCATATCTCAAACAGAAGAAATCTGGATACGAAAGGGCCGAAGAGTAAATCCCAGGAAATACCATAAAAAACCGGAAGGACTCTGCTTCGAGCGCCTTCTTGAACGATGTCTGATAAGCCCTTCTGCCGTTATGATTCACAGGAAGCTTTTCGACGAGGTAGGGCTTTTCGACGAAAACCTCCCCGCCTGCGAGGACTACGACCTGTGGCTCAGGATAGGATGCCGCCATCCCGTCGGGCTTTTGAAAGAACCCCTTGTTATAAAAAGAGGAGGACACGAAGACCAGTTATCTTCATCTGTGCCTGCCCTCGACAGGTATCGCATTCAGGCAATTGTAAAGTTGCTGATCAAAGAGCCTCTGTCAAAAGGACAAAGGCAGGAGGCGTTAAAAATGCTCGAGAAAAAGTGCCGTATTTATGCAGCAGGTTGCGCAAAAAGGGGGCGCACCGAGGAAGCCCGGTTTTATTTATCTTTACCCGAAGTATTCGCCGATTCTCGGGAACAACCCTTAAGGCCTGAACTTTCGCATATAGAATTCGTTGCAGGGACAAACATCCCGCCTTTGAACAGGGCAAGATGA
- the ispH gene encoding 4-hydroxy-3-methylbut-2-enyl diphosphate reductase — MKIIVAKTAGFCNGVRYALEMTLEAIRNKKADECICTLGPLIHNHQVLAMLKERGVEEIQSPDEATGKIVVIRAHGVPPGVRKELYRKAHRVINATCKRVARVQAVIKQYARKGYSTIIVGDENHAEVIGLKGYAEGRGIVIQNVNDLEKIPQGCSKVLLVAQTTQNEKTFAGIVEAFRRKFPGGVVKHTICGATRERQEEVRKLAGIVEAMVIVGGYHSGNTIRLAEVARSTGIPTYHVETEKDLNMKEMSRYKTVGVSAGASTPQWLIHNVVQALRQLDDS; from the coding sequence ATGAAGATTATCGTCGCAAAAACCGCGGGATTCTGCAACGGAGTGCGATATGCTCTTGAGATGACTCTCGAGGCAATCCGTAACAAAAAGGCCGACGAATGCATCTGCACTCTGGGCCCTCTTATACACAACCATCAGGTACTGGCAATGCTTAAAGAAAGGGGCGTGGAGGAGATTCAATCTCCGGACGAAGCAACCGGCAAAATCGTGGTCATTCGTGCTCACGGCGTACCCCCCGGTGTGAGAAAGGAGCTGTATCGTAAAGCCCATCGTGTAATAAACGCAACCTGCAAACGGGTTGCAAGAGTTCAGGCCGTCATAAAGCAGTATGCCCGCAAGGGATACAGCACCATCATCGTGGGGGACGAAAACCATGCCGAGGTCATCGGTCTAAAAGGTTACGCAGAAGGTAGAGGCATAGTTATTCAAAATGTCAATGACCTGGAAAAGATTCCACAGGGATGTTCAAAGGTGCTCCTGGTAGCGCAGACCACCCAGAACGAGAAGACCTTTGCCGGGATAGTGGAAGCCTTTCGGAGGAAGTTTCCCGGGGGCGTTGTTAAACATACAATATGCGGGGCCACGAGAGAAAGACAGGAAGAAGTTCGCAAGCTGGCCGGAATTGTGGAGGCCATGGTGATCGTCGGGGGATACCACAGCGGAAACACGATAAGGCTTGCCGAAGTTGCCCGCTCCACGGGAATACCCACATACCATGTGGAAACAGAGAAAGATCTCAACATGAAAGAAATGTCCCGATACAAAACCGTGGGTGTTTCTGCCGGCGCATCAACCCCTCAGTGGCTGATTCACAACGTGGTTCAGGCATTACGGCAACTCGACGATTCATGA
- the dusB gene encoding tRNA dihydrouridine synthase DusB, with the protein MGPVVGGFRLDNPLIMAPMAGVTHTLFRRLVAMHGAAMVVSEMISAEGLRRKDPGSFKYVTLDSSIPALQAFQLFGSEPASFEEAVKILEDLGAPVVDINAGCPVPKVVRKGAGAALLREPSRLYRIVERVKKTSTLPVTVKLRLGWDSGSINICEVAKNLEELGVAAITIHARTAKQLYSGQAQWEWIKKVKKDIRVPVIGNGDVGSLKDLLRMYGETGCDGIMIGRGALGNPWLFQAGAAHFRPDSVNPPPDDWSVFHGTAKAYIRLLAEAPEELSFLRNPAIIRKNLMWFSRGCPASSEFRGKINESKTVKEMLSAFDRWFEQVILKSNVSFLEAKKLIGES; encoded by the coding sequence ATGGGACCTGTTGTTGGAGGCTTCCGGCTCGACAATCCGCTTATAATGGCGCCCATGGCGGGAGTAACTCACACGCTTTTCCGCCGACTTGTTGCCATGCACGGTGCAGCAATGGTGGTTTCTGAAATGATCAGCGCTGAAGGCCTTAGAAGAAAGGATCCCGGATCCTTTAAATACGTGACTCTTGATTCCAGTATTCCTGCCCTGCAGGCCTTTCAGCTATTCGGATCGGAACCTGCATCCTTCGAAGAAGCGGTAAAAATCCTGGAGGATCTGGGAGCCCCGGTAGTTGACATTAATGCCGGTTGTCCTGTACCGAAGGTTGTCCGGAAAGGAGCAGGAGCAGCTCTTCTGAGAGAACCCAGCCGCCTCTACAGGATTGTGGAGAGGGTTAAGAAAACATCTACTCTGCCGGTAACGGTAAAACTCAGACTCGGATGGGATTCAGGATCGATAAACATATGCGAAGTTGCCAAAAATCTTGAAGAACTGGGAGTTGCGGCCATTACAATCCATGCCAGAACCGCAAAGCAGCTCTATTCCGGGCAGGCTCAATGGGAATGGATAAAAAAGGTTAAAAAAGACATCCGGGTTCCGGTGATAGGAAACGGGGACGTTGGATCTTTGAAAGATCTGCTCAGGATGTACGGGGAAACGGGCTGTGACGGGATTATGATCGGCAGAGGCGCTCTAGGAAACCCCTGGCTCTTCCAGGCAGGCGCAGCTCACTTCAGGCCGGACTCTGTGAACCCACCCCCTGACGATTGGTCAGTCTTTCACGGTACGGCAAAAGCTTACATCAGGCTTCTGGCAGAAGCACCTGAAGAACTTTCTTTTTTGCGTAATCCGGCTATAATAAGAAAAAACCTTATGTGGTTCTCCAGAGGTTGCCCGGCATCCTCGGAATTCCGGGGAAAGATAAATGAGAGCAAAACGGTCAAAGAAATGCTAAGTGCTTTCGACAGATGGTTTGAACAGGTAATTCTCAAAAGCAATGTGTCGTTCCTTGAAGCAAAAAAGTTGATCGGGGAGAGTTAA
- the mqnB gene encoding futalosine hydrolase: MSGFRLGVVIPTELEMRPLLGTEFCEVFDFYGQMLCGVNWDDDLSVICVTTGIGKSNAAFTVAALFYEHKPHFLIHAGCAGTYLKDKVKVGDVVFVTEALFGDDGIMQDRGVIQSYEIMGIPAHRIGERSLFDRVSISEKLLSLFIEALPEGTYPGRYPSEGEGGFSVGGFRLHYGSALSVCSVSGSEDIAKKRYGAYGAVIEDLETASVMLACVRLGLPVIALRGVSNVAGIRDKKRWRVEEAMYNTGTIVRKSVPIIKKWLIKQELS, encoded by the coding sequence ATGTCCGGGTTTAGACTAGGGGTGGTAATCCCTACAGAACTGGAAATGAGGCCTCTTTTAGGGACGGAATTTTGCGAGGTTTTCGATTTCTACGGTCAGATGCTCTGCGGCGTCAACTGGGATGATGATTTGTCGGTTATCTGCGTTACGACAGGTATCGGAAAGTCAAATGCAGCCTTTACGGTAGCTGCTCTTTTTTATGAACATAAGCCTCACTTTCTAATTCATGCGGGGTGTGCCGGGACTTATTTGAAAGATAAGGTTAAGGTGGGTGACGTTGTGTTCGTAACAGAAGCCCTGTTTGGAGACGACGGGATTATGCAGGACCGGGGAGTTATACAGTCTTATGAGATTATGGGCATTCCGGCACACAGAATCGGAGAAAGGTCTCTGTTCGACAGGGTGAGTATTTCGGAAAAACTTTTGTCTTTATTCATCGAAGCCTTGCCCGAGGGAACGTATCCTGGTCGGTATCCTTCGGAGGGTGAAGGCGGATTTTCGGTTGGGGGCTTCCGGTTGCACTACGGTTCAGCACTGTCGGTGTGCTCCGTAAGCGGCTCGGAGGATATTGCAAAAAAACGCTACGGGGCTTATGGTGCAGTGATCGAAGATCTGGAAACGGCTTCGGTCATGCTGGCCTGCGTGCGTCTTGGCCTTCCGGTAATTGCACTTCGGGGTGTGAGCAATGTGGCGGGCATAAGAGACAAAAAACGGTGGCGTGTAGAAGAGGCCATGTATAATACGGGCACGATTGTTCGAAAAAGCGTGCCAATTATAAAAAAATGGCTGATTAAACAGGAGCTGTCCTGA
- a CDS encoding 1,4-dihydroxy-6-naphthoate synthase gives MTREITLGISPCPNDTFIFGPLITGRVSLPRTLIRAHIADVEELNGLACNGALDVVKISVHAYLDVWRDYCLLPAGGAIGRGVGPIMVSRRRMSGDELKNARVAIPGKRTTANLLLELSGLHSGERVEMVFHEIMPAVQKGLVDAGVVIHEGRWTYNSYGLTCVCDLAEMWENMTGLPLPLGVIALRRGFPEGFAEAIKDAIRESILYSRKHTDEVMTLIRRYAQEMDDWIIMKHIDSFVNEFSLDVGQEGRRAVRTILQKACRKLDVAEPESVFYDDDGL, from the coding sequence ATGACCAGGGAAATAACGCTGGGCATTTCTCCATGTCCAAATGATACGTTTATTTTCGGTCCTCTGATTACCGGCAGGGTCTCTCTACCCCGGACCCTTATCAGAGCTCACATAGCCGATGTCGAAGAGCTTAACGGGCTTGCCTGTAATGGTGCCCTTGACGTCGTTAAAATATCCGTTCACGCCTATCTGGACGTGTGGAGGGATTACTGTCTTCTTCCTGCCGGAGGAGCAATCGGCCGGGGAGTGGGACCGATAATGGTTTCAAGGCGCAGGATGTCCGGTGACGAATTGAAAAATGCCCGGGTTGCCATCCCGGGAAAGAGAACGACGGCTAATTTACTGCTGGAGTTATCAGGGCTTCACAGTGGCGAAAGGGTCGAAATGGTTTTTCATGAGATAATGCCCGCCGTCCAGAAAGGGCTGGTCGATGCCGGAGTCGTTATCCATGAAGGTAGGTGGACTTATAATTCTTACGGGCTTACGTGTGTTTGCGATCTGGCGGAGATGTGGGAAAATATGACCGGGCTTCCTCTTCCTCTAGGAGTTATTGCACTACGACGCGGTTTTCCAGAAGGTTTTGCAGAAGCAATTAAAGATGCAATCAGAGAAAGTATTCTTTATTCTCGGAAGCATACCGACGAGGTGATGACTTTGATCAGACGGTACGCCCAGGAGATGGACGACTGGATAATTATGAAACATATCGACTCCTTCGTTAACGAGTTTTCTCTCGACGTGGGTCAGGAAGGGCGCAGAGCTGTAAGGACTATTCTTCAGAAAGCATGCAGGAAGTTAGATGTGGCGGAACCGGAGTCTGTATTTTACGACGATGATGGACTCTAA